A genomic window from Chthoniobacterales bacterium includes:
- a CDS encoding ribokinase codes for MSAPILVIGSFVQDLTFFVDRFPAAGETLVGQFTTGPGGKGSNQAVAAARAGAKTAFVGAVGHDAFGDAAEKFLAAEGIEQHLLRVPDAATGTAGITVNAQGQNQIVVALGASEKFTACQIDPALLAAAQIVVLQYEIHPQTVDDLLQLARAAGKTTILNPAPMHPAVDFSILANVDIFIPNETEFVTVVQRHPTLADASFTEEKLAALSPMELHSLCRRLGVPTVIVTLGKRGCFISQTSGHELVPACSGIQVVDTTGAGDAFVGGFAAGLIAFGGDIVRAARHGNVVAGLSVTKPGTAPSMPTQAEIEAFLS; via the coding sequence ATGTCCGCCCCTATTTTAGTCATTGGCAGCTTTGTCCAGGACCTCACTTTCTTCGTTGATCGCTTTCCCGCCGCCGGCGAAACGCTGGTCGGCCAGTTCACCACCGGACCTGGTGGAAAAGGCTCCAACCAGGCCGTTGCCGCCGCCCGCGCCGGGGCCAAAACCGCCTTCGTCGGTGCCGTCGGCCACGATGCGTTTGGCGATGCAGCGGAAAAGTTTCTCGCTGCGGAAGGCATCGAGCAGCACCTCCTTCGCGTGCCCGATGCCGCCACCGGCACCGCCGGAATCACGGTCAACGCGCAGGGGCAGAATCAAATCGTCGTCGCCCTCGGGGCCAGCGAAAAATTCACCGCCTGCCAGATCGATCCGGCGTTGTTGGCCGCCGCTCAGATCGTCGTTTTGCAGTACGAGATTCATCCGCAGACCGTCGACGACCTGCTTCAACTCGCCCGTGCCGCAGGCAAAACCACCATCCTCAACCCCGCGCCGATGCATCCGGCGGTGGATTTTTCCATCCTCGCCAACGTCGATATTTTCATCCCGAACGAGACGGAATTCGTCACCGTCGTGCAGCGCCATCCCACGTTGGCCGACGCGAGTTTCACCGAGGAAAAACTCGCGGCGCTGAGTCCGATGGAACTCCACTCACTTTGCCGCAGGCTCGGCGTGCCCACGGTCATCGTGACCCTGGGAAAACGCGGCTGCTTCATTTCGCAAACGTCCGGCCACGAACTCGTCCCGGCTTGCAGTGGAATCCAAGTCGTCGATACCACGGGCGCGGGCGATGCGTTTGTCGGCGGTTTCGCGGCGGGCCTGATCGCATTTGGCGGCGACATCGTGCGCGCCGCTCGCCACGGCAATGTCGTCGCCGGCCTGAGCGTGACCAAACCCGGCACCGCGCCCTCCATGCCGACGCAGGCCGAGATCGAAGCGTTTCTAAGTTAG
- a CDS encoding YkgJ family cysteine cluster protein: protein MSTFFKEQVRGVIAETQAIYAELARRPAERSCTGIAQCCQFRLTGKTPHLTRGEAITAWAAVKASGRKTLPESIDGACPLLNPKTLRCLIYAGRPFGCRTHFCQAAGGPQARNEVIDLIRRLETIDAQTGGDGSKPIESALREASELS from the coding sequence GTGAGCACGTTTTTCAAAGAGCAGGTGCGCGGCGTGATCGCGGAAACGCAGGCGATCTATGCCGAACTCGCGCGTCGTCCGGCAGAGCGGAGTTGCACTGGTATCGCGCAATGCTGCCAGTTTCGACTGACCGGAAAAACGCCGCACCTGACGCGCGGAGAGGCGATCACGGCCTGGGCGGCGGTGAAGGCGAGCGGACGAAAAACGCTCCCGGAATCCATCGATGGCGCGTGTCCGCTGTTGAATCCGAAGACGCTGCGCTGCCTGATTTACGCGGGCCGGCCCTTTGGCTGCCGGACGCATTTTTGCCAGGCAGCGGGCGGTCCGCAGGCGCGAAACGAAGTGATCGATCTGATCCGGCGCTTGGAAACGATCGACGCGCAAACGGGCGGCGACGGCTCGAAGCCGATCGAGAGCGCACTTCGGGAAGCGTCGGAACTCAGCTAA
- a CDS encoding glycosyl hydrolase 115 family protein yields MFLTLGRFLLLAVLPAIASAGELALKDAIGGLTDFPVAVDGRAAEIVTDKAEADVVHIAADLLASDVERVSGVKPRVAVAIAGQTTPVIVIGTLGKSALITDLVKRGKLDDKGLEGQWESFVITTVVAPYPGINTALVIVGSDHRGTAFGALSLSEAIGVSPWEWWADVPPLPRKTLVVSAETHTQGPPSVKYRGIFINDEDWGIRPWAAKTFEPEAQNLGPKTYAKICELLLRLKANSLWPAMHPGTKAFNSFPENKLVANRYGIVMGSSHCEPLLRNNVGEWDGKTRGEWNYQTNRAGVLNYWEERVEENGLFENNFTLGMRGVHDGEMPFKGSMPERVALMQQIIRDQRGLLTKYVNPKIEQVPQIFIPYKEVLTTYQNGLQVPEDVTLVWPDDNHGYIRRLSTPEEQKRSGGSGVYYHLSYWGAPEDYLWLCTTPPALIWEEMRKAYDHGARRLWIANVGDLKPAEIDLEFFLRMAWDVSQWDEKAQPTFLAQWAQRTFGKTSSTDIAAVLDEYYRLNYPAKPEHLLKAQFTTNYNEIGQRLQRFTALVEKTNAIYEKLPPALRDAFYELVAYPVRCSALMNEKYLSSDPAKSQAAHDQIQAETKIYNEQIANGKWNRMMSASPRGGAVFKKVSSSPALAALSPAKPADDGYISLEAEKPSRTTNGSGATWKTIAGLGRSGDSIALLPTGESVPAAAALEYEFNSSHTGSARVLVYSIPTHALHSGLKLRYSIGIDNEPPQEVDLESAEFSPQWSANVLRGTAIGTTNHSLTAGRHTLKIQPLDPGLVFDKVVLDLGRLQPTHLGPPASAAP; encoded by the coding sequence ATGTTCCTCACATTAGGGCGTTTCCTCCTTCTTGCAGTCCTCCCGGCAATCGCCTCTGCCGGTGAGCTCGCCCTCAAGGACGCGATTGGCGGACTTACCGACTTTCCTGTGGCCGTCGATGGACGCGCCGCGGAGATCGTAACGGACAAAGCCGAAGCGGACGTCGTGCACATTGCCGCCGATTTACTGGCTTCGGATGTCGAGCGAGTGAGCGGAGTTAAACCAAGGGTTGCGGTTGCAATAGCCGGCCAGACTACGCCGGTCATCGTCATCGGCACTTTGGGCAAAAGCGCGTTGATCACAGATCTTGTGAAACGCGGCAAACTGGACGACAAAGGACTCGAAGGTCAGTGGGAGTCCTTTGTCATCACCACCGTCGTCGCTCCCTATCCCGGTATCAATACTGCGCTCGTGATCGTGGGCAGCGACCATCGCGGCACAGCCTTTGGCGCGCTTTCGCTCTCGGAAGCCATTGGCGTTTCTCCGTGGGAATGGTGGGCCGACGTTCCTCCGCTACCGCGTAAAACGCTGGTCGTTTCTGCGGAAACACACACGCAGGGGCCACCCTCTGTGAAGTATCGCGGCATTTTCATCAACGATGAGGACTGGGGCATCCGTCCGTGGGCGGCAAAAACCTTTGAACCGGAAGCCCAAAACCTCGGTCCGAAGACTTACGCGAAAATCTGTGAGTTGCTCCTCCGATTGAAGGCCAACTCGCTTTGGCCAGCGATGCATCCGGGAACGAAGGCATTCAACTCCTTCCCGGAAAACAAGCTCGTCGCCAACCGCTATGGAATCGTAATGGGCTCCTCGCATTGCGAACCGCTCCTGCGCAACAACGTCGGTGAATGGGACGGCAAAACACGCGGCGAGTGGAACTACCAGACAAACCGCGCCGGTGTGCTGAATTATTGGGAGGAGCGGGTGGAGGAAAACGGACTTTTTGAAAACAACTTCACGTTGGGAATGCGTGGTGTTCACGACGGAGAGATGCCCTTCAAAGGGTCGATGCCGGAGCGTGTGGCATTGATGCAGCAGATCATCAGAGATCAGCGCGGTTTGCTCACGAAATACGTGAACCCGAAAATCGAGCAGGTGCCGCAGATTTTCATTCCCTACAAGGAGGTGCTCACAACCTATCAAAATGGACTCCAAGTGCCCGAGGATGTCACGCTCGTCTGGCCGGACGACAATCACGGCTACATTCGCCGCCTCTCAACGCCGGAGGAGCAGAAACGCAGCGGAGGCTCGGGTGTTTACTATCATCTTTCCTATTGGGGCGCACCCGAGGATTACCTCTGGCTTTGCACCACTCCGCCTGCATTGATCTGGGAGGAAATGCGCAAGGCCTACGATCATGGAGCGCGCAGGCTATGGATTGCGAACGTCGGCGACCTCAAGCCGGCTGAGATCGACTTGGAATTCTTTCTCCGAATGGCTTGGGATGTCTCGCAGTGGGACGAAAAAGCGCAGCCGACTTTCCTGGCGCAATGGGCACAGCGAACCTTCGGCAAAACCTCATCCACAGACATAGCGGCGGTCTTGGATGAGTATTATCGGCTGAACTATCCAGCCAAGCCCGAGCATTTGCTCAAGGCGCAGTTCACGACAAATTACAACGAAATCGGGCAGCGGCTGCAGCGTTTTACGGCGCTGGTGGAAAAAACCAACGCCATTTACGAAAAGCTCCCGCCTGCGCTACGCGACGCGTTTTACGAACTGGTAGCTTACCCGGTTCGCTGCTCGGCACTGATGAATGAGAAATATCTCAGCTCCGACCCAGCGAAGTCGCAGGCCGCCCATGATCAGATTCAAGCCGAGACCAAGATTTACAACGAGCAGATCGCCAACGGAAAATGGAACCGTATGATGTCGGCCAGCCCGCGAGGGGGAGCCGTTTTCAAAAAGGTTTCCAGCTCGCCAGCGCTCGCTGCCCTGTCTCCAGCCAAGCCGGCAGACGACGGTTACATTTCATTGGAAGCCGAAAAACCGTCCCGCACGACCAATGGAAGCGGGGCGACTTGGAAAACCATCGCCGGACTTGGTCGCAGCGGCGACTCCATCGCTCTGCTGCCAACAGGTGAAAGCGTTCCGGCAGCGGCCGCTTTGGAATACGAATTCAACTCCTCTCACACGGGATCGGCGAGGGTGCTCGTTTATTCCATTCCCACGCACGCGCTTCATTCCGGATTGAAGCTCCGTTATTCCATCGGCATCGACAACGAACCTCCCCAGGAAGTCGATCTGGAGAGCGCGGAGTTCAGTCCGCAATGGAGCGCCAACGTCCTTCGCGGTACCGCGATTGGCACAACGAATCATTCACTCACCGCAGGCCGGCACACGCTCAAGATTCAGCCGCTCGACCCCGGCCTGGTCTTCGACAAAGTGGTGCTCGATCTCGGCAGGCTCCAGCCCACCCATCTCGGCCCCCCGGCATCAGCCGCACCCTAG
- a CDS encoding alpha/beta fold hydrolase, translating to MPLLSGSSFRPACGLGNGHVQTIWPVLFRRLPNITNQRERLDLPDGDFLDLDWARHEVIPHVRRRLVILTHGLESSSCDVSIQGMAAAFYEAGWDVLAWNMRGCSGEPNRLPRFYHSGETRDLAAVIDHVSTSYDEVGLIGFSLGGNIILKYLAEPNIAPSITGAVTFSVPCDLASSVDRLDAPDGRIYTRRFIRSLRAKIHEKKRHFPAEFDVTRLETMRTFHEFDSAYTAPLHGFSSAEDYWRRASCLPVLGRIRVRTLLVSAINDPFLSPACLPFAAARESDFLHLETPASGGHCGFISSRCPTVGWPETRALEFLG from the coding sequence ATGCCGCTTCTTTCTGGCTCCAGTTTTCGTCCGGCGTGCGGCCTCGGCAATGGACATGTGCAAACCATCTGGCCGGTGCTGTTTCGCCGCCTGCCTAACATCACCAACCAGCGCGAGCGGCTGGATCTCCCCGACGGCGATTTTCTCGATCTCGACTGGGCGCGGCACGAGGTTATTCCTCATGTCAGGAGGCGACTAGTCATCCTAACGCACGGCCTGGAAAGCTCCTCGTGCGATGTTAGCATTCAGGGAATGGCGGCCGCATTTTACGAGGCGGGCTGGGACGTGCTCGCCTGGAACATGCGCGGCTGCAGCGGCGAACCGAACCGACTCCCGCGCTTCTATCACAGCGGGGAAACGCGCGACCTCGCCGCCGTCATCGACCATGTTAGCACAAGCTACGACGAGGTGGGTTTGATTGGATTCAGCCTCGGCGGAAACATCATCCTGAAATACCTCGCCGAACCTAACATCGCCCCCAGCATCACGGGTGCCGTCACCTTCTCCGTGCCGTGCGACCTCGCCTCCAGCGTGGACCGTCTCGATGCACCCGACGGACGTATTTACACACGACGCTTCATCCGCAGTCTGCGTGCGAAAATTCACGAAAAGAAACGCCACTTCCCCGCTGAGTTCGATGTCACTCGACTGGAAACCATGCGCACCTTTCACGAGTTCGACTCCGCCTATACCGCGCCGCTGCACGGCTTCTCCAGCGCGGAAGATTACTGGCGGCGGGCGAGCTGCCTGCCCGTGCTCGGCCGCATCCGGGTGCGCACGCTGCTGGTGAGCGCAATCAACGACCCTTTTCTCAGCCCGGCCTGCCTCCCGTTCGCGGCGGCGCGGGAGAGCGACTTTTTGCATCTCGAAACCCCGGCCAGCGGCGGCCATTGCGGCTTCATCAGCTCCCGATGCCCGACGGTCGGCTGGCCCGAAACCCGCGCCCTGGAGTTTCTCGGCTGA
- a CDS encoding rhamnogalacturonan acetylesterase, producing the protein MVILPSLAYSAAEEASMPIRPLLLVIIGDSTVCNYPADRPDRGWGQFIEERFKDDTVKVINLAAPGRSTKTFIQEGRWQTALEEKPDYVLIQFGHNDSHAPGKPEATDAAKDYQDYLRRYIDESRAMGATPILVTPMVRRTFDDGGKITENQPPPNRSLLSYVNAMKEVGSERKVAVIDLHTSSQVLVEKLGPEASNQFANKSGDNTHFNEKGARAMADLVVKELPIAETRLKSLLKTH; encoded by the coding sequence ATGGTCATACTCCCCTCGCTGGCCTACAGCGCCGCAGAGGAGGCGTCCATGCCAATACGACCCTTACTCCTTGTAATCATCGGCGACTCCACGGTCTGCAACTATCCCGCAGACCGTCCGGACCGCGGCTGGGGCCAATTTATCGAAGAACGCTTCAAGGACGACACAGTTAAAGTGATTAATCTCGCGGCCCCAGGACGCAGCACTAAAACCTTCATCCAGGAAGGCCGCTGGCAGACGGCACTCGAGGAAAAGCCCGACTATGTGCTGATTCAGTTTGGCCACAACGACTCCCACGCTCCGGGTAAACCAGAGGCCACCGACGCAGCCAAAGATTACCAAGATTATCTCCGTCGCTATATTGATGAGTCGCGCGCGATGGGAGCGACGCCCATCCTCGTAACTCCCATGGTACGCAGAACGTTTGATGATGGGGGTAAGATTACGGAAAACCAACCTCCACCCAATCGAAGCCTTCTCTCCTACGTGAACGCCATGAAAGAAGTCGGCAGCGAAAGGAAAGTGGCGGTGATTGACCTGCATACCTCCAGCCAAGTTCTGGTGGAAAAGCTCGGCCCGGAGGCCAGCAATCAGTTTGCCAACAAATCCGGTGACAACACTCACTTTAACGAAAAAGGCGCACGAGCTATGGCCGATCTCGTCGTGAAAGAGCTTCCCATCGCCGAAACGAGGCTTAAGAGCTTGCTAAAAACCCACTAA
- a CDS encoding YkgJ family cysteine cluster protein — MSSVYYQCQRCTNCCKWPGQVKLTDADITRIAEYLGQDERSFIDMWTRLRPDRQGLALLNKGDGNEGECIFLDGRDCRVQPVKPTQCAGFPNTWNFPGWREVCEAIPVPV, encoded by the coding sequence GTGTCCTCCGTTTACTATCAATGCCAGCGCTGCACGAACTGCTGCAAATGGCCCGGCCAGGTGAAGCTCACGGACGCCGACATCACGCGGATCGCCGAATATCTTGGCCAGGATGAGCGGAGTTTCATCGATATGTGGACGCGCCTGCGCCCGGATCGTCAGGGCCTCGCGCTGCTCAACAAAGGCGATGGAAATGAGGGTGAATGCATCTTCCTCGATGGCCGCGATTGCCGGGTGCAGCCGGTAAAGCCCACGCAATGCGCCGGGTTTCCGAACACATGGAATTTTCCCGGTTGGCGCGAGGTCTGCGAGGCGATTCCAGTTCCAGTCTAA
- the rfbD gene encoding dTDP-4-dehydrorhamnose reductase: MARVLILGSGGRLGAALVENYASRHEVIGLSRMELDLGHTRQLREKLSGLDFDVAVNCAALTNVDYCETHREESFAINQDAVRIIAEECQKKSARLIHISTDYVFSGEQTTPHSETDPVEPISVYGESKRGGELAALDVSPENLAVRVSWVFGPHRPSFIDAMLRRAKTEPEISAVDDKFSTPTYTLDLAEMLEPYLTEISAGGILHLCNGGSCSWREYAQHALDVAHASGLPLLATTVSRIELDSLTAFVAKRPRHTLLSTDRYTRETGRMPRPWQDAVAEYVRDFGAQILS; this comes from the coding sequence ATGGCTCGCGTCCTCATTCTCGGCAGTGGCGGACGACTCGGAGCCGCCCTCGTGGAAAACTACGCCAGCCGGCACGAGGTCATCGGCCTGAGTCGTATGGAACTCGACCTCGGCCACACCCGGCAATTGCGCGAAAAGCTGTCCGGGCTGGACTTCGATGTGGCGGTGAATTGCGCCGCGCTGACGAATGTCGATTACTGCGAAACGCATCGCGAGGAATCCTTTGCGATCAATCAGGACGCCGTCCGCATCATCGCCGAGGAGTGCCAGAAAAAGTCGGCGCGCCTGATCCACATCAGCACGGATTACGTTTTCTCCGGCGAACAAACCACGCCCCACTCCGAGACCGATCCGGTGGAGCCGATCAGCGTTTATGGCGAATCGAAACGCGGCGGCGAACTGGCCGCGCTCGACGTCTCGCCCGAAAATCTCGCCGTGCGCGTCTCGTGGGTTTTCGGCCCGCATCGTCCGAGTTTCATCGACGCCATGCTGCGCCGGGCGAAGACGGAGCCGGAGATTTCGGCGGTGGACGATAAATTTTCCACGCCGACTTACACGCTCGATCTGGCCGAAATGCTGGAGCCTTATCTCACCGAAATCAGCGCCGGAGGCATCCTGCATTTGTGCAACGGCGGCTCCTGCAGCTGGCGCGAATATGCCCAGCACGCCCTCGATGTCGCCCACGCCAGCGGCCTCCCGCTGCTCGCGACCACGGTGAGTCGAATCGAACTCGACTCACTCACCGCTTTCGTCGCGAAACGTCCCCGGCACACGCTGCTTTCCACCGACCGCTACACTCGCGAAACGGGTCGAATGCCCCGCCCGTGGCAGGACGCCGTCGCCGAATACGTGCGCGATTTCGGCGCGCAGATTCTTAGCTGA
- the rfbB gene encoding dTDP-glucose 4,6-dehydratase: MQILVTGGCGFIGSNFLRLLLAEYPETRLTNLDLLTYAGNSATVADLAEAFPFRYSFIQADIADEPAIDAILSGKKYDAIVNFAAESHVDRSITGPHEFVRTNVLGTSILLHSARKHGVKRFVQISTDEVYGSLGPTGKFTETTPLDPSSPYSASKTGGDLLALACHHTYGQEVLVTRCSNNYGPYQFPEKLIPLMIINASQDKKLPVYGDGLNVRDWIHVEDHCEAVAKVLFEGKLGEVYNIGGDGELLNIEVVKMILDRLGKSHNLISYVTDRLGHDRRYAIDSSKIQMQLGWRPKHRPETSIPATVDWYLANRAWWEPLLGRK; the protein is encoded by the coding sequence ATGCAAATTCTCGTCACTGGCGGCTGCGGCTTCATCGGCAGTAATTTCCTGCGGCTGCTCCTCGCCGAATACCCCGAAACCCGGCTCACCAACCTCGATCTGCTAACCTACGCGGGCAACAGCGCCACAGTCGCCGATCTGGCGGAAGCGTTCCCGTTTCGCTACAGTTTTATTCAGGCCGACATCGCGGACGAACCGGCCATCGACGCCATTCTTTCGGGGAAAAAATATGACGCCATCGTCAATTTCGCCGCAGAGAGCCACGTGGATCGCTCCATCACCGGCCCGCACGAATTTGTCCGCACGAACGTCCTCGGCACGAGCATTCTCCTGCATTCCGCCCGCAAACACGGCGTGAAACGTTTCGTTCAGATCTCGACGGACGAGGTCTACGGATCGCTCGGGCCGACGGGGAAATTCACCGAAACGACGCCTCTCGACCCGAGCTCGCCTTATTCCGCGAGCAAGACCGGGGGCGATTTGCTCGCGCTCGCCTGCCATCACACCTACGGCCAGGAAGTGCTCGTGACCCGCTGCTCGAACAACTACGGCCCGTATCAGTTTCCTGAAAAATTGATCCCGCTGATGATCATCAACGCGTCGCAGGACAAGAAATTGCCGGTCTATGGCGATGGTCTGAATGTGCGCGACTGGATTCACGTCGAGGACCATTGCGAGGCGGTGGCGAAGGTGCTTTTCGAGGGAAAACTGGGCGAGGTTTACAACATCGGCGGCGACGGCGAGCTGCTCAATATCGAGGTCGTGAAGATGATCCTCGACCGGCTCGGAAAGTCGCACAATTTGATTTCCTACGTCACAGACAGGCTCGGACATGACCGGCGTTACGCGATCGATTCGTCGAAGATTCAAATGCAACTCGGATGGCGTCCAAAGCATCGGCCCGAGACGAGCATTCCGGCGACGGTGGATTGGTATCTGGCGAATCGCGCCTGGTGGGAACCGCTTTTAGGCCGGAAATAA
- a CDS encoding PQQ-dependent sugar dehydrogenase has translation MRILPLGVLLLSLMASVFPASAANPAPDPDNAELKLPPGFQALVVADNLGPIRFMTISPAGDIYLRKKKDGLVVLHDADGDGRAESVQTFGDGGGTGVALHNGYVYYSSDDAVFRQALKPGELVPSGEKETIVKGLPNKGQHNAKSFAFDPEGNLFVEVGSPSNSFGTPDRALGAKGGDPTEFLKTHGGWWRFSADKLNQEQKDGTHFSTGHRHMLGIAWHPVSKSFFVMQMGRDQLSTVAPQFYDAEMSAEQPSEVMYRLKEGGNYGWPFAYYDWQQKSYMAAPEYGGDGKKKAEGADKYEPPLVAFPGHWAPLQTVIYTGTQFPEKYRNGAFVAFHGSWNRAPKPQRGYNVSFVPFDAKGLPLGSYEIFADGFSGLDEVQSPGQAKHRPCGLAMGPDGSLYVGDDAHGRVYRIIYTGAKP, from the coding sequence ATGCGAATCCTTCCCCTCGGAGTCCTGCTGCTGTCGTTGATGGCCAGCGTCTTTCCAGCCAGCGCCGCCAATCCCGCGCCCGATCCCGACAATGCCGAGCTGAAACTCCCGCCCGGCTTCCAGGCCCTCGTCGTGGCCGACAATCTGGGGCCGATTCGTTTCATGACGATCTCGCCCGCTGGCGACATCTATCTGCGGAAGAAAAAAGACGGCCTCGTCGTGCTGCACGATGCGGATGGCGATGGACGCGCCGAGTCGGTGCAGACCTTCGGCGATGGCGGCGGCACCGGCGTGGCGTTGCACAATGGCTATGTCTATTACTCCAGCGACGACGCGGTTTTCCGGCAGGCGCTGAAGCCCGGCGAACTCGTTCCCAGCGGCGAGAAAGAAACCATCGTCAAAGGCCTGCCCAACAAGGGCCAGCACAACGCCAAATCCTTCGCCTTCGACCCCGAGGGCAACCTCTTCGTCGAGGTCGGCTCGCCCTCGAATTCCTTTGGCACTCCCGATCGCGCCCTCGGTGCGAAGGGCGGCGATCCCACGGAATTTCTGAAAACCCACGGCGGCTGGTGGCGTTTCTCCGCCGACAAATTGAATCAGGAGCAAAAGGACGGCACCCACTTTTCCACCGGTCACCGCCACATGCTGGGCATCGCGTGGCATCCGGTGTCGAAGTCGTTTTTCGTGATGCAAATGGGCCGCGACCAGCTCAGCACCGTCGCCCCGCAATTCTACGACGCCGAAATGAGCGCCGAGCAGCCGTCGGAAGTGATGTATCGACTCAAGGAAGGCGGCAACTACGGCTGGCCGTTTGCCTATTATGACTGGCAGCAGAAATCCTACATGGCCGCTCCCGAGTACGGCGGCGATGGCAAGAAAAAGGCCGAGGGTGCGGACAAATACGAGCCGCCGCTGGTCGCCTTTCCCGGACACTGGGCGCCTCTGCAAACCGTCATCTACACCGGCACGCAATTCCCCGAGAAATATCGCAATGGCGCGTTCGTCGCCTTTCACGGCTCTTGGAATCGCGCGCCCAAACCGCAGCGCGGCTACAATGTGAGCTTCGTGCCGTTCGACGCCAAAGGCCTGCCACTCGGCAGTTACGAAATCTTCGCCGACGGATTTTCCGGCCTCGACGAGGTGCAATCGCCCGGCCAGGCGAAGCATCGTCCCTGCGGTCTCGCGATGGGTCCCGACGGCTCGCTCTATGTCGGCGACGACGCGCACGGACGCGTTTACCGGATCATTTATACCGGGGCGAAACCGTGA